The Acutalibacter muris genomic sequence CTCCAGGCATTTATAGCAGAGGCGAAAAAGCTGGATTCCCAATCGTTGGAATACATCCTCGGCATCATGAAAAAGCTGAATGATACAAAATGAAGCGGCCAAGCGACTGGCCGCTTCATTTTGTATTGTACCCGATGATATTCAGGATATGTCCTGCTCCTATACTGGCGATAATCCAAGATGAGTAATAGAAATTGAAACCCTCTGTATTCTTCGAGCAAAGGGATTATAGTGTAACCTGTGGATGAGTCCCCAAATTGAGACTCGGCAACACTTGTCAGGGAGGATCTTAGCCTCTCTTGACTACCCTAAAGCACTGGGGCGCAAGACTGTCAAGACCACCGCAGGTGGGACATAGTGATGCCTTGATAATCTTGTGAAACGGTGCTATTTTCAGCCCTGTTTTGTGCGTCACTCAAAATGCAGAAAAGCTTTGCTATGGATGGCCTTTGCATAATTTGTTGCCCATACATTCTACCGATGGGCCACAAATTTTTATATTTTCAGCTCATCTTGATGTTGACCTTTTAGGTAAATGGGTATATAATAGCATTGACCTAACAGGTTAATGCCACTATGCAAAGGAGATAAGACCATTGACAAAATTATTAGATTTAGACGCCTCAAGGCGGGATGCGCTTCTCAATGCAGCGCTAAAGGAATTTTCAATACAAGGATATGACAATGCTTCAACAAATGTAATAGCAAAAGAAGCTGGCTTTTCTAAAGCGCTCATGTTTCATTATGTAGGTAGCAAGCAAGAACTCTTTTTGTTTACCTACGATTATTTCAACGAGCTACTTGATAGGGAGTATTTCAGTAGAATGGATTATTCAATCAAAGATATATTTGAAAGGCTGCGAACATCCTATCTACTTCAAATCGAGTTAATGAAACAATATCCTTGGATTATTGACTTTAATAAACTTTCTGCTAAAACGAAGTCCGACGAAATCAATAAGGCTCTTGAAGATAGAGCCAGCGCAAAGAAAACCTTTGAAATTTTTGATATGATTGATGTTTCAAAATTTAGGGTCGATCTTAATGTCGAAAAGTGCAAGCAATTTATTCTATGGGCGAATGTCGGTTTTACAAATCAGATTTTGGACAATATAAGGAATTCAGCAGACAAGAATCCTGATTATAACCATATCATTACAACACTGGATGATTACCTTGACGAATTGCGGAAAGTTTTCTATGTGGCAGATCGTGAAGGAACAGATTAACAAATGCGGTATGAAAAAACAGAGTATCTTCTTTGCGATTATTCTTCTAACATTATGCACTATTATTTATTCTAATGACCAATGGGTAGATAGGAGTAATGAAATGTATAATCCGATAATTGTTGCGTTTCCTTTAAGGGGAGAATGGTACTCTCCAAACACGCCAGGAACTAAAATCCCAAGTCACGGAACAGATCAGTTAGGTACAAGATATGCCTATGACTTCATTCAGGTTGATTGGGATAGAGCAGGTTATCCTTCCTATCGTGCCAGTTTGCCTCAATACCTTCTGTTTGGAGTCCCCTTAAATGAATATTATTGCTGGGGGCAAGAAGTATATGCCCCCTGTGATGGTGTTGTCGTTCAAGCGGAGGATGACTATAAGGAACGCGCACGAACGAACTTGTTTTCAGATTTAGCTAACGCTTATAAAAATGCTCATTATTTCGACCCAGCAAAAGACGATGTACGATCAGTCGCAGGCAATTATATAATAATTGAATATGCTGATAACATATATGCTGCTCTCGTGCATCTTCAAACTGGCTCTATTCAAGTCTCTGTCGGGCAAACTGTAAAGAAAGGGGACTTCATTGGTAGAGTAGGTCATTCTGGTAACTCCTTTGCCCCGCACTTGCATTTTCAACTAATGGATAGTTGCGACATAAGCGTTGCAAATGGTTTGCCCTGTGCTTTTGAAGAATATGAGATATTTCAAGATGGTGAATGGAAAGCCATGACAAATAGCATTCCTACAAATAAAGATAGGATACGATTTCTAAAATATAACGCAGAGAATACAGAATGATGATTCCTTACGCCTTGGATATTTGAAGGAGGTGGTGACATGGGAAATTAACTGTATTAGATATATCTAAATCGGGTGAACAGATTGGTGAGAAATTATTTGCGCTTCTAAACTCAAAGCAGCAGCAGGAATTGATCCAATATGTCCTAACAAAAGAAGAACGGGAATGTTCTGTTATTTCCACAAGCGGCAGAATGTTCCCGATTCCTTCACTTGAAGTGGGTTCCCGATTGACAGAAGTTCAAGCCGAGGGTTTGTATTTCTGTCTGGAGAACAGAATTGTATATGTCCGTGAGACCGAGATCATGCTGACGGTAAAAGAGTTTGACATCTTTGCCCTGCTCATCATGAATCCCCGCCGGGTACTCACCTATGACATGATAATAGACCTTGTGTGGCACGAAGATTTGGACTACTAGAGGGAGTTGATACGCTCCTCAATGGTCTCGCCCCTGTCCGCGAAGCTCAGCTTCACCACCACCCCGCCGTCCAGGTAGACATAGGGATTGCCGAGCTGCTCGATCCACGCCCGGATGCGCTCCTCGGTGGGAGCCTCCGGGTCGATATGGACCGTACTGCGGTCACGGAGCGCCGCTTTATCCACCTTGCGGAGGTCGATGTCCTTCATCGCCTCTGTCATGGCAACACCTCCGATCCCCCAAAAGGGCTTTTCAGCCTTTGGGTACTGCGTCCTTTGGCCTCTCCCAACATCTTATGGGAGGGACAGGCCCGAAAATGACAACGATCTGCCCCGGCATGGAGCAGACCGCCCTATCCATCCCCGCGCAGCTTCTTCACCGGCCCATAGTCCCCGAAACGCTCCACGGTGCGGAATATCCGCTTGTTGTTCACCCACCGCTGGAGATGCCTCGTGATGGGCGGCGC encodes the following:
- a CDS encoding winged helix-turn-helix domain-containing protein gives rise to the protein MTEVQAEGLYFCLENRIVYVRETEIMLTVKEFDIFALLIMNPRRVLTYDMIIDLVWHEDLDY
- a CDS encoding M23 family metallopeptidase; translation: MKEQINKCGMKKQSIFFAIILLTLCTIIYSNDQWVDRSNEMYNPIIVAFPLRGEWYSPNTPGTKIPSHGTDQLGTRYAYDFIQVDWDRAGYPSYRASLPQYLLFGVPLNEYYCWGQEVYAPCDGVVVQAEDDYKERARTNLFSDLANAYKNAHYFDPAKDDVRSVAGNYIIIEYADNIYAALVHLQTGSIQVSVGQTVKKGDFIGRVGHSGNSFAPHLHFQLMDSCDISVANGLPCAFEEYEIFQDGEWKAMTNSIPTNKDRIRFLKYNAENTE
- a CDS encoding DUF6870 family protein, which codes for MTEAMKDIDLRKVDKAALRDRSTVHIDPEAPTEERIRAWIEQLGNPYVYLDGGVVVKLSFADRGETIEERINSL
- a CDS encoding TetR/AcrR family transcriptional regulator is translated as MTKLLDLDASRRDALLNAALKEFSIQGYDNASTNVIAKEAGFSKALMFHYVGSKQELFLFTYDYFNELLDREYFSRMDYSIKDIFERLRTSYLLQIELMKQYPWIIDFNKLSAKTKSDEINKALEDRASAKKTFEIFDMIDVSKFRVDLNVEKCKQFILWANVGFTNQILDNIRNSADKNPDYNHIITTLDDYLDELRKVFYVADREGTD